Proteins found in one Acidimicrobiales bacterium genomic segment:
- a CDS encoding CPBP family intramembrane metalloprotease has product MDGATPEENSTGRASGAIPEEGSTGHAWGVGHVVAGVVIGTVASVVAAGIIFTAGGYEEADVLPLSMVAVMQAALWIGLLGVPLWLVAARGVRWADLGWGATASDAWQGLGIGVVTQVAVVPAIYVPILLLTDDLDVSGPARELVDKATGSGILLLVLSVVVGAPIVEELFFRGLTLRALEARMRPRVALVVSALVFGAVHLQVLQFPALVAIGLVCGWLAQRDGRLGRAIWAHLGFNGVTVLMLLVAVPAV; this is encoded by the coding sequence ATGGACGGCGCCACCCCCGAGGAGAACTCCACCGGGCGCGCCAGCGGCGCCATCCCCGAGGAGGGCTCCACCGGACACGCCTGGGGCGTCGGCCACGTGGTGGCCGGCGTGGTCATCGGGACGGTGGCCAGTGTGGTGGCGGCCGGGATCATATTCACCGCCGGCGGATACGAGGAGGCCGACGTCCTGCCGCTGTCCATGGTCGCCGTCATGCAGGCCGCCCTGTGGATCGGCCTGCTGGGGGTCCCGCTCTGGCTTGTGGCCGCCCGGGGCGTGCGCTGGGCCGACCTGGGCTGGGGGGCCACGGCCTCCGATGCCTGGCAGGGCCTGGGGATCGGCGTCGTCACCCAGGTGGCCGTCGTGCCGGCCATCTACGTGCCGATACTGCTGCTGACCGACGACCTGGACGTCTCCGGACCCGCCCGGGAGCTGGTCGACAAGGCCACGGGTAGCGGCATCCTGCTGCTGGTCCTCTCGGTCGTGGTCGGCGCCCCGATCGTGGAGGAACTCTTCTTCCGCGGGCTGACCCTGCGTGCCCTGGAGGCCCGGATGCGCCCCCGGGTCGCCCTGGTCGTCTCCGCCCTGGTGTTCGGCGCCGTGCACCTGCAGGTCCTGCAGTTCCCGGCCCTGGTCGCCATCGGCCTGGTGTGTGGCTGGCTGGCGCAGCGCGACGGTCGGCTCGGACGGGCGATATGGGCCCACCTGGGGTTCAACGGGGTGACGGTCCTGATGCTGCTGGTCGCAGTTCCCGCCGTATGA
- the ftsH gene encoding ATP-dependent zinc metalloprotease FtsH produces MAERSDKRGARPSGRRSERPGGQSATGNRSGRDQGWPRWGIWLVLGLLASALFFPNFLPAPETDEVTYDRFLSRVAVHEVTDVLVDNLTGKIEFTDVDGVVHVTAGPLELSIDDRRLLADSGAAVLFETPQPGFLQAWLPLLLPVGLIILFFWWINRRAQGQMGGMMSIGRSRAKTYSSERPGTTFDDVAGYEGVKMEIREVVDFLKDTEKFAEIGARVPKGVLLVGPPGTGKTLIARAVAGEAGVPFLSVTGSDFMEMFVGVGASRVRDLFETARKMGSAIIFIDEVDSVGRKRGAGLGGGHDEREQTLNQMLSEMDGFESSEGIVMIAATNRPDILDPALLRPGRFDRQVVVPLPELDDRRKILDVHVKGKRVDEDVDLDLIARGTPGMSGADLANLVNEAALIAVRTGADSIQADHFEQARDRTLMGQKRESLALSADEKEAIAYHEAGHALCAALLPTADPLHKVTIIPSGMALGMTMQLPEEERHLYRQDFIEDSLVVSLGGRMAENLVFGVASTGASNDLVGATELARKMVREWGMSDRVGPMAWGSQGHVFLGDDLLHSRDYSDHTARLIDEEVQRILSDQEARCRDLLVEHRHALNLIARSLLEHETISGEEVSRLVRVATDPSAGTDAGVDSDDTSGPTDASDTTGLTNADDGSGSTDTDGWSRSTSDGAQAAVSDPASTD; encoded by the coding sequence ATGGCGGAACGATCCGACAAGCGGGGTGCGAGGCCGTCCGGTAGGCGCTCCGAGCGACCGGGTGGTCAATCGGCGACGGGCAACCGGTCGGGACGCGACCAGGGTTGGCCCCGCTGGGGCATCTGGCTGGTGCTGGGCCTCCTGGCCTCCGCCCTCTTCTTCCCCAACTTCCTCCCCGCCCCCGAAACCGACGAGGTCACCTACGACCGGTTCCTGAGCCGGGTGGCCGTCCACGAGGTCACCGACGTCCTGGTCGACAACCTGACCGGGAAGATCGAGTTCACCGACGTCGACGGCGTGGTCCACGTCACCGCGGGCCCCCTGGAGCTCTCCATAGACGACCGGCGGCTGCTGGCCGACAGCGGTGCAGCCGTGCTCTTCGAGACACCGCAACCCGGGTTCCTCCAGGCATGGCTGCCGCTGCTGCTGCCCGTGGGCCTGATCATCCTTTTCTTCTGGTGGATCAACCGCCGGGCCCAGGGCCAGATGGGCGGGATGATGTCCATTGGCCGGTCGCGGGCCAAGACCTACTCCTCGGAACGGCCCGGAACCACGTTCGACGACGTGGCCGGCTACGAGGGCGTGAAGATGGAGATCCGCGAGGTGGTCGACTTCTTGAAGGACACCGAGAAGTTCGCCGAGATCGGCGCCCGGGTCCCCAAGGGCGTGCTGCTGGTCGGCCCGCCGGGAACCGGCAAGACGCTCATCGCCAGGGCGGTGGCCGGCGAGGCCGGGGTGCCGTTCCTGTCGGTCACCGGTTCCGACTTCATGGAGATGTTCGTCGGCGTGGGAGCCAGCCGGGTCCGAGACCTGTTCGAGACGGCCCGCAAGATGGGCAGCGCCATCATCTTCATCGACGAGGTGGACTCGGTCGGCCGCAAGCGCGGCGCCGGCCTGGGCGGCGGTCACGACGAGCGCGAGCAGACGCTGAACCAGATGCTCTCCGAGATGGACGGCTTCGAATCCTCCGAGGGCATCGTGATGATCGCTGCCACCAACCGGCCAGACATCCTGGATCCGGCCCTGTTGCGGCCCGGCCGCTTCGACCGCCAGGTAGTGGTACCTCTCCCCGAACTGGATGACCGTCGGAAGATCCTGGACGTCCACGTGAAGGGCAAGCGGGTGGACGAAGACGTCGACCTGGACCTGATCGCCCGTGGAACACCCGGTATGAGCGGCGCCGACCTGGCCAACCTGGTGAACGAGGCCGCCCTCATCGCGGTCCGGACCGGTGCGGACAGCATCCAGGCCGACCACTTCGAGCAGGCCCGGGACCGCACCCTCATGGGCCAGAAGCGCGAGTCGCTGGCGCTGTCGGCGGACGAGAAGGAGGCCATCGCCTACCACGAGGCGGGCCACGCACTCTGTGCCGCCCTGCTTCCGACCGCCGATCCGCTCCACAAGGTGACGATCATCCCCAGCGGCATGGCCCTGGGCATGACCATGCAGTTGCCCGAGGAGGAGCGCCACCTCTACCGCCAGGACTTCATCGAGGACTCGCTCGTAGTGAGCCTCGGCGGTCGCATGGCCGAGAACCTCGTCTTCGGCGTGGCCTCCACCGGTGCGAGCAACGACCTCGTGGGCGCCACCGAGCTGGCGCGCAAGATGGTCAGGGAGTGGGGCATGAGCGACCGGGTCGGCCCGATGGCATGGGGCAGCCAGGGCCACGTGTTCCTGGGCGACGACCTGCTGCACAGCCGCGACTACAGCGACCACACGGCCCGGCTCATCGACGAGGAGGTCCAGCGGATCCTCAGCGACCAGGAGGCACGCTGCCGTGACCTGCTCGTCGAGCACCGTCACGCCCTCAACCTGATCGCCAGGTCACTCCTGGAGCACGAGACGATCAGCGGAGAGGAGGTCAGCCGCCTGGTACGGGTCGCCACCGACCCCAGCGCCGGCACGGACGCCGGCGTGGACTCCGATGACACGTCCGGTCCAACGGACGCCAGTGACACGACGGGCCTGACCAACGCAGATGACGGGTCCGGCTCGACGGACACAGATGGTTGGTCCCGCTCGACGAGTGACGGTGCTCAGGCGGCCGTCAGCGATCCGGCAAGCACCGACTGA